The DNA segment ccctgctCCTTATTGGCCAATGTGGTCTTGCGATTCTCATTGGCCAGGGAAAGGTCTTCTCTTGCCCGCGGGATCTTTCAGTGGTAGCACAGCAGCTCCAGGTGGGCAGCAGGATGCGCCCCAGCTTTAATTTTCAGCCGCTGTGCGAGCTTCCTACCGCTGTCATTGCCAAGGATCCTTTTCCTTCTGACGCCTCGCAGCTGAATCCAGCTAGAAAATCTGCTGCTTTAGGGTCAGCTGCGGGGTTTGCCTTGAGGAGGCGCTCACCAAGTTTGctaaaatagtaaaaaaaaatctgggtatTGAGGgagcctagtaaaggtaaaggtaaagggacccctgaccattaggtccagttgcggacaactctggggtctctataggccgagggagccggcgtttgtccgcagacagcttccaggtcatgtggccagcatgactaagccgcttctggcaaaccagagcagcgcacagaaacgctgtttaccttcctgccggagtggtacctatttatctacttgcactttgacgtgctttcgaactactaggttggcaggagcagggaccgagcaacgggagctcaccccattgcggggattcaaaccgctgaccttctgatcggcaagccctaggctctgtggtttaacccacagcaccacccacgtcctttaTTAAAGTAATCTGCTGTAGCATGGCAGCGATAAATGACAAAAGTTACCATTCTTCTAAATCGGCTGTGATTCGCTCCAGCTGCCGGCAGAAGGTTTTGCGTATTTCAATTTGCATCAGGAAAAGTGAGCTCGTTTTTAAAGCATCTATGTATATTTTAGTAACATGAAGTTAAGCAAGACTTgcctgcatatttttaaaaggcatcttgTTTCCTATTATTTTCTGCTGAAAGTTCCCTTTCTGAATCTTAACATTTTGCTGTTTTGATCCTCCTGTACGGACTGATAAACCAGCATAGTGTTATGTCTTGTTTTACAGTATTTCAGTATGCTGGTTGCTGGTTCAGGGCCCTTTGGGCTGAAAGGCAATACATAAATAAACCAGTGGTGGTGGTATTTCGCAAAGCAGTCAGTTCAGTCTGGGCATTTGTTGATAACACAAGCTGTTTAGAAGATGTGAAATTACTTAATATTCATTTGCAGAAACAACCAAGAGTTTTTTATTACCTTAAAGACAAATTTGCTGCAAAATAAGCCCTTCTTGAACATTCCTGTGGCTTCAGTGAAGTCCATGAAATTTACACTGCAATaggactgcaatcctaactcctcTTACCTGGgagaattcagtaggacttccttctgagtaggcatggttagggtTGTGCTATAAATCTGTTGGCCTTTAAGGCACCAAAAGAAAAACGAAAGATAAAAGGCTAAATTACCTTCTGTGATTGAATAAGTGTACTACTCAATCTGTTGTTGATTTGTGGTAGTATATAAAAACTTAATAGTGTGTAATTATTACTATTTGATTTTCACATGGTTACCCTGCTGGAGTTACTACTTACATGCATTGTAGAGGGGTTAGCATGTTTGTTGCAAGAGTAACAATTGTTTTGTGGTAGTTACACTAATAGTTGGGAAGACTGGTAGCAGCATATTATATTAAACTGGGATTTTGCAGCACAATGCCTGTAAGGAGAGAAGAGTTTTGGTTAAAATGGCATGGGTGGGCCATGCAGAGAATTATAGGCATGATTGATGCTAAGAAAGAATAGCAAATCATCTAAAATATGAAGAGGACAAATGCTGTCCATTTAACACTGCAGCCAATAGCAAAACCTTCGTTGCTTTTAATGGTTCCAGTTTTTATCCAATATCTTGCACTCTAACCATGAATAATTGTCTTTTTACTTTATAGATGTCACACTGGAGATTGTATCGTCATGAATTATTGCTGTATCTTGAACATTTCCTTCAAAATTTTATTAAAGGATGCCATTATTCTCCTCCTCCAAACAGAACTGAAACAACATGGAAAAGGTTTGCCTGCTATCTGAAAGAACAAGAATTAATATATCCAAGAACAGGAACTGAAGACTCTGCATCTTGTCAATATTTAATAGATTTTATCCCTCTCAgaccaatatattttattttagatgACAACTTTTATTATCGGAGTATGAGATATGAAGTGTACCAGTTAGCTCGCCAGTGTAAGTCTGATATTATATTTTAAGGTAGCAGCTCAGCCTTATGACTCAGCAGTGCAAACCATGATTTGGGATGTTATGGCTAAAAGGGATTCCTATCCTTGTTGTGCAGAGAACAAAGTTCTCTTGTTGTTTCTTAGGGATTCCTATCTGTCCCAAAGATTAATAATCTGCTACATAAAACACCTAAACTATGATAGCATTCCGGGCAGCAACTTGTGATACAGAACTGGCCATTTCTGCATTGGTAGTGAAGCTGGGATTGTACTCCTTGCAGATGTCGGTTTCCTTCCACCTGCCATGACCAATGCCAGGAACGAGACATGGAGAATAGAACCAAGCCAATTTGTCTGGAACTTCCAGTTGTTTTCTGGACTATTGCCTCCTGAACAGGGTAGCTGGTTTAGAAACTGGAGGCCCTGAATAGCAATGGCTTAGTTCCTAACTGAGTAGCTAATTTCAGAAAGTGGTCCTGGATAATGACAGCTTGGGTTCTtggtacatttattttatatcattCCATAGGgcttcatctctctcccccccccccccccccgccccttttaatacagtggtacctcgcgagacgaatgcctcgcaagacaaaaaactcactagacgaaagggttttttgttttttgagctgcttcgcaagacggttttccctatgggcttgcttcgcaagacgaaaacgtcttgcaagtttgtttcctttttcttaacaccgttaatacagttgcgacttcacttcgaggagcaactcatagaacgcggtgtggtagccttttttgaggtttttaaagactttggtgatttttgaagcttttccaaaactttcccgacacggtgcttcgcaagacgaaaaaaatcgcaagacgacaaaactcgcggaacgaattaatttcgtcttgcgaggcaccactgtatttagatcaATCACTGCAAGGGCATCCAATACTTTGGAGTTGGGAGTTCATATGCACCATCTTTCTTTTACATCTGATTCTGATGAGCGTTGAACTGGTGTCTCggctcagtaatggactggattgCTGAGGTACTGTTGGTGGGTAGTTTGTGTGGGAAGGTGGTGCTCAATAGTTATAGATATAGCTGCCCTCTCCTTGAAGGATCGAGTTTGCATCTTGAGGTGCTTGTTGTCCCCAGCTTTGTCACCGGAAGAACAAGAGTTTGTCTgtgtggcacagagtgccttccacaAGCTGAGGCTGGTACACCTGCCTCTGGACATGTACAGCAGTCCAAGTTCTGGTAACTTCCGGAATAGATTACTGCAACGTGTTACAGAAGGCAGTTTGGAAATTGCAAGTTAGTTCAAAGCATAGCTGCCGGGCTGCTAACTCGTACCAGAAGTTGGGATCACATTTCAAAAGTGTTTGAATAACTTCACTGGCTTCTGGTCTGTTTCCAGAGTGATAATTTTTACCTAGAAAGCCCTAATGGCTTGGGGCTAGGATACCTGGAGGATTACCTGCCACCATAGCAGCCACCTGGACAATaacatcttgctgctgctgctgctgcccgcgcCTTTTCAGTTGCAGTGCCCTCTTGTGGAAAACTCTCATCAGGCAGCTTTGCCTGGTGCCTATGTCATTATTTTTTCAGGGAATCCCATTGGCCTTGGTGGCAAATAGGCAACCAAAACAGGTCTTTGAGAATCTGTGTTACATAGTCTTGTGCAAGCTCTATTTATAATGAATACTAAACTCTGAAATACTTAGGATCCCACATCCTTACTTCATGGTGATACAGAAGACCACCTTATTTTGTGCAAaattcctgtgtgtgtgttatgcctACAGTTTTCAGAAACCATGGTGAGATTAAAATGACCCTCTTATCATCCAGGAATATTTTTATATTTGTCTAGATACCCTGGGCTTCTGTCAGTTGTTCTTAGATTGTCAGGCTGATGTTTGTTTAGAGAGAAACAGTCAGAGAAAACAACCATTACCTGAAGAAACCATCcatgcaatggtgcaaaaaatgGAAGTTCCAAATCCAGAGAAATACGCCTGGGAGCAGAACAGCCTCATTCTGAAGACTACAGAATGTTCAGTAGAAGATAAGTATGTATGAAAGCAATTATTTACATTGAATTAAATGGAGGCTTCACAGACATCTGTGGGCCTAGCAGAGTGTAGAACTCTGGAGTTGTGCAGCGCTTCTCTGTTCATTGATATTTGCCTTGGAATAGCTTTGTTGCAGGGCACCTAGCTGTGgaaagggacatagctcagtgatagtACACGTGCTgagcatgtagaaggtccctacttcaatccccagcatctccaggcagtgcTGTCTGaaactggagaactgctgcctgtcagtgtagacaaaagcTGAACTAGATcgtccaatggtctgactcaatgcaAGGCAACATCCTGTGTGACGAATGGGTGTTGTTAATGTTACAGTTGTATACAGGATTGTTATTTTGACTGGATTGCAACTGATATGAATAAAATTTTGGAACACAGAACTATGAAGTAAATcaccaaaccatcaattctagcaagTGGGAGGCCacctaaattaccgtatttttcgctctataacacgcaccggaccataacacgcacgtagtttttagaggaggaaaacaagaaaaaaaaatctaaacgaaatagtggatatatgatttttgtggttcatgctgtggccacagacatgtgatctgacagtgagtttggagtagcccaatgcaaaaatcctgaggatccatgtggatccatgctttgtaactacggaggagggacggaaggggaaccatggaacctctgctcacgactgcagcagatccccccgccacccgcaggcattcgctccataacacgcacagacatttccccttactttctaggaggaaaaaagtgagtgttatggtgcaaaaaatatggtatataattCGGCATCTGAATGGTTGGgtttagtaattgtattataatttggcaatgttataatgaggctaccaTTGGATTATTctaactgaaaactaataaaaattattgtatatatataaaaaagagaatcagaaaacaaaagaaaccctTGCCAATCTACTGCGGCTCACCCCGAGATCCAAGATTAGATCCCAATTTACGCTTTGCTCACTCTTTTCTCTGCTATCCAACCTCATTGATCTCAGCAAAATTTTTGCCTTGGACACTTATGTGATGCCAGTGTCCCATCCTTAGGCGAGTGCTTACATTGCATGTGCATAGTTAGTCTTTCTttaacatttttgttttcttgACTTTTTCAGTCTTCAAGTGCTTGATTTGCTATCTACTGCTCTGGAAAATCCAGTGAAACCCCTGGAAGAGAATACAGAAGTAAAGGTAATATGGAACTATTACATAGGTTATAAAATAGACATTTGATGCCTGGCACTTCTGCTGAAAATAATCCACCAGTGGAGAATTGTCCACTTTGGAGGAGAACGTTTCCTACACAGGAAATCTAAGAATCACTTTCTGCTCATAAAGAAGGAGTTTGTGCTGTAAAGACAATtggtggaattcagtgttgtgCCATTAGAACACTCCATCTGCACAAGCATATCAGCTTTCCAGACTGAATAATTTCCCCTGTCATACacagttctgggggttctcctgacacgcccccccccccgtcaatgGGGTATAGGGGAAGGCTCACTGTACAAGTGG comes from the Podarcis muralis chromosome 6, rPodMur119.hap1.1, whole genome shotgun sequence genome and includes:
- the PSTK gene encoding L-seryl-tRNA(Sec) kinase isoform X2, yielding MSHWRLYRHELLLYLEHFLQNFIKGCHYSPPPNRTETTWKRFACYLKEQELIYPRTGTEDSASCQYLIDFIPLRPIYFILDDNFYYRSMRYEVYQLARQYTLGFCQLFLDCQADVCLERNSQRKQPLPEETIHAMVQKMEVPNPEKYAWEQNSLILKTTECSVEDNLQVLDLLSTALENPVKPLEENTEVKEMDRAICAASVLHQADQAVRRAVSQTMKTAKDNNLTPKEMKSLADELNMLKVEFLEDLRHRENEKNNQLNMNVTSLFSQQADDIVKKYLSEK
- the PSTK gene encoding L-seryl-tRNA(Sec) kinase isoform X1 → MAEELRRAGGHQLGLCLLCGLPAAGKTTTAQALSRVLRERKGWRCVPLAYDDLIPPEAFDQSKESSGQREQQPLMSHWRLYRHELLLYLEHFLQNFIKGCHYSPPPNRTETTWKRFACYLKEQELIYPRTGTEDSASCQYLIDFIPLRPIYFILDDNFYYRSMRYEVYQLARQYTLGFCQLFLDCQADVCLERNSQRKQPLPEETIHAMVQKMEVPNPEKYAWEQNSLILKTTECSVEDNLQVLDLLSTALENPVKPLEENTEVKEMDRAICAASVLHQADQAVRRAVSQTMKTAKDNNLTPKEMKSLADELNMLKVEFLEDLRHRENEKNNQLNMNVTSLFSQQADDIVKKYLSEK